A single Cannabis sativa cultivar Pink pepper isolate KNU-18-1 chromosome 7, ASM2916894v1, whole genome shotgun sequence DNA region contains:
- the LOC115697993 gene encoding putative germin-like protein 2-1, translating to MASNNHNFLIMLALFAITCSISLASDPNLLQDFCVRDSNSPVLVNGFACKDPKLVDANDFFFSGLNKPGNTSNVIGSKVTLVNVEKIPGLNTLGVSVARVDYEPLGLNPPHTHPRATELFTVIKGTFQVGFVTSNPENRLITKILQEGDVFAFPKGLVHFQRNIGHGKGLAISSLSSQNPGIVTIANAVFGSNPDIPADILAKAFQMDNNLVLNIQSKF from the exons ATGGCTTCAAATAATCACAATTTTCTTATCATGTTGGCATTATTTGCCATAACTTGTTCCATTTCCTTGGCTTCTGATCCTAATCTCCTTCAAGATTTTTGTGTCAGAGATTCCAACAGCCCAG TTCTAGTGAATGGGTTTGCATGTAAGGATCCAAAGCTGGTTGATGCCAATGATTTCTTCTTCAGTGGGCTTAACAAGCCAGGAAATACATCAAACGTAATTGGTTCGAAAGTGACTCTAGTAAACGTTGAAAAGATTCCTGGGCTGAATACATTGGGCGTCTCAGTGGCACGTGTGGACTATGAACCTTTGGGTCTCAACCCACCTCACACACATCCTCGAGCCACTGAGCTGTTTACAGTTATAAAAGGCACATTCCAAGTTGGTTTTGTTACATCAAACCCAGAAAATCGTCTCATTACAAAGATACTTCAAGAGGGAGATGTGTTTGCTTTCCCAAAGGGTTTGGTTCACTTCCAGAGAAATATTGGGCATGGTAAGGGACTGGCTATTTCTTCTTTGAGTAGCCAAAACCCTGGGATTGTTACTATTGCAAATGCTGTGTTTGGATCTAATCCTGATATCCCTGCTGATATTCTAGCTAAGGCATTTCAAATGGATAACAATTTAGTTTTAAATATTCAGTCAAAGTTTTAG